In Hyla sarda isolate aHylSar1 chromosome 9, aHylSar1.hap1, whole genome shotgun sequence, the following proteins share a genomic window:
- the PAF1 gene encoding RNA polymerase II-associated factor 1 homolog translates to MAPTIQTQAQREEGHRSNAHRTVPERSGVVCRVKYCNSLPDIPFDPKFITYPFDQNRFVQYKATSLEKQHKHDLLTEPDLGVTIDLINPDTYRIDTNVLLDIADEKLLEEEIQAPSSSKRSQQHAKVVPWMRKTEYISTEFNRYGISNEKPEVKIGVSVKQQFTEEDIYKDRDSQISAIEKTFEDAQKDISQHYSKPRVTPVEVMPVFPDFKMWINPCAQVIFDSDPAPKETPSTAALDMMSQAMIRGMMDEEGNQFVAYFLPGEDTMRKRKRDQDEGMDYMADDIYDYKIAREYNWNVKNKASKGYEENYFFIFRENDGVYYNELETRVRLSKRRVKAGVQSGTNAVLVVKHRDMNEKELEAQEARRAQLENHEPEEEEEEIEVDHETQGSDAEDGDKGSESEKEGSAGEASGSESEREDTQEEKEEEEDKESSEEDRAARDKEEIFGSDDDDDSSSGGDDDDDDDDRPNKSGGEDSGSEEEEEEEKPRRSRSRSASSSPFGSDRSQQDYEEQSGSEQGSAASDGSDSD, encoded by the exons ATGGCACCGACTATACAGACGCAGGCCCAGCGGGAGGAGGGGCACCG GTCGAATGCCCATCGTACGGTTCCCGAGCG GTCCGGAGTGGTTTGTAGAGTGAAGTATTGTAACAGTCTTCCAGATATTCCCTTTGATCCAAAGTTTATTACTTACCCCTTTGACCAGAACAG GTTTGTACAGTATAAAGCCACTTCCTTGGAGAAGCAGCATAAACACGACCTCCTGACGGAGCCAGACTTGGGGGTCACCATCGACCTCATCAACCCTGATACTTACCGTATAGACACAAATG TTCTTTTGGATATTGCCGATGAGAAACTCCTTGAGGAGGAAATTCAGGCCCCCAGCAGCTCTAAGAG ATCTCAGCAGCATGCTAAAGTCGTCCCCTGGATGAGGAAGACCGAATATATTTCCACAGAGTTTAACAGATACGGTATCTCCAATGAGAAGCCTGAAGTCAA GATCGGAGTGTCTGTCAAGCAGCAGTTCACAGAGGAGGACATCTACAAGGACAGGGACAGCCAGATCTCTGCTATTGAGAAAACCTTTGAAGATGCCCAAAAGGAT ATTAGTCAACATTACAGCAAGCCACGCGTCACCCCTGTGGAGGTCATGCCGGTCTTCCCTGATTTCAAG ATGTGGATCAATCCCTGCGCTCAGGTCATCTTTGACTCAGATCCTGCTCCGAAGGAGACGCCCAGCACCGCAGCActggacatgatgtcacaagccatgATCAG GGGGATGATGGATGAAGAAGGAAACCAGTTTGTGGCCTACTTTCTACCTGGAGAGGACACGATGCGGAAGAGGAAGAGAGACCAGGACGAGGGAATGGACTACATGGCGGATGATAT atATGATTACAAGATCGCCAGAGAGTACAATTGGAATGTCAAGAACAAGGCCAGCAAGGGATACGAGGAGAACTACTTCTTCATCTTCCGTGAAAACGACGGAGTCTACTACAACGAGCTGGAGACCAG agtgcGTCTCAGTAAGAGGAGGGTGAAGGCCGGAGTCCAGTCTGGAACAAATGCTGTGCTGGTGGTGAAACACAGAGACATGAATGAGAAGGAGCTGGAGGCTCAG GAAGCCCGCAGAGCTCAGCTGGAGAACCACGAGcccgaggaggaggaagaggagatcgAGGTGGATCATGAGACTCAGGGATCAG ATGCAGAAGACGGAGACAAGGGCAGCGAGAGTGAGAAGGAGGGGAGTGCCGGCGAGGCGTCAGGCAGCGAAAGTGAACGAGAAGACACACAGGAGGagaaagaagaggaagaggataaagagagcagtgaggaggacagagctgcTCGAGACAAGGAGGAGATCTTTGGTAGTGACGACGATGATGATAGTAGtagtgggggtgatgatgatgatgacgatgatgacaGGCCCAATAAGAGCGGTGGTGAGGACAGCggcagcgaggaggaggaggaagaggagaaaccCAGAAGGAGCCGGAGCCGCAGCGCCAGCAGTAGTCCTTTCGGGAGTGACCGTTCCCAGCAGGATTATGAAGAGCAGAGCGGCAGTGAGCAGGGCTCCGCAGCTAGTGATGGTAGCGACAGTGACTGA